The DNA segment GAAGGACCTCCCACACCACGGATGGCAGGAGGTCCTTCGGAGGGGTCGGTGACCGCGGGTCAGGAGGCCTTGGCCTTCTCCTCGGCCTTCGGAGCGGCTACCGGGGCCGGCTTGGCGGCCTCGTAGAACTCCACGCGCGGGTTCTCCATGGCGCCCAGGGACACGACCTCACGCTTGAGGAACATGCCGAGGGTCCAGTCGGCGAAGATGCGGATCTTGCGGTTCCAGGTCGGCATCGCCAGACCGTGGTAGCCACGGTGCATGTACCAGGCGAGGCGGCCCTTGAGCTTGATCTTCATCTTGCCCATGACGATCATCGCCACGCCCTTGTGCAGGCCGAGACCGGCGACCGCACCCTTGTTGGCGTGCTCGTACTCCTTCTGCGGGAAGCCCCGCATGCCGGAGACCACGTTGTCGCCGAGCACCTTGGCCTGGCGCAGCGCGTGCTGGGCGTTCGGCGGGCACCAGGCGTTCTCGTTGCCCGCCTTGCGGCCGACGAGGTCCGGAACCTGCGCGTTGTCGCCGGCGGCCCAGATGTAGTCCGTGCCCTGCACCTGGAGGGTCGGGGCGCAGTCGACGTGACCGCGCGGGCCGAGGGGCAGACCGAAGCGGGACAGGGCCGGGTTGGGCTTGACGCCCGCGGTCCACACGATGGTGTTGGAGTCGACCTCGAGGCCGTTCTTCAGCACGACGTGGCCGTCGACGCAGGAGTCCATCGAGGTGGAGAGGTAGATCTCCACACCGCGGCTCTCCAGGTGCTCCTTGCCGTACTGGCCGAGCTTGGGGCCGACCTCGGGAAGGATCTTGTCGGCGGCGTCGACCAGGATGAAGCGCATGTCCTCGCGGGACACGTTCTTGTAGTACTTGGCCGCGTCACGGGCCATGTCCTCGACCTCACCGATGGTCTCCGCGCCCGCGAAGCCACCGCCGACGAAGACGAAGGTGAGCGCCTTGCGGCGGATCTCCTCGTCGGTCGTGGAGTCGGCCTTGTCCAGCTGCTCCAGGACGTGGTTACGCAGGCCGATGGACTCCTCGATGCCCTTCATGCCGATGCCCTGCTCGGCGAGGCCGGGGATCGGGAAGGTGCGGGAGACCGCGCCCATCGCGATGACCAGGTAGTCGAACGGCAGCTCGTACGCCTCGCCCACGATGGGGGCGATCGTGGCGACCTTGCGCTCCTGGTCGATGGTGGTGACCCGACCGGTGAGGACCTCCGCCTTCGGCAGCACGCGTCGCAGTGGGACGACGACGTGCCGAGGGGAGATGCTGCCGGCGGCGGCTTCGGGGAGGAAGGGCTGGTAGGTCATGTACGACCGCGGGTCGACGACCGTGACGGTCGCCT comes from the Streptomyces sp. NBC_00820 genome and includes:
- a CDS encoding NAD(P)/FAD-dependent oxidoreductase; the encoded protein is MSTTERPRILVVGGGYVGLYAARRILKKMRFGEATVTVVDPRSYMTYQPFLPEAAAGSISPRHVVVPLRRVLPKAEVLTGRVTTIDQERKVATIAPIVGEAYELPFDYLVIAMGAVSRTFPIPGLAEQGIGMKGIEESIGLRNHVLEQLDKADSTTDEEIRRKALTFVFVGGGFAGAETIGEVEDMARDAAKYYKNVSREDMRFILVDAADKILPEVGPKLGQYGKEHLESRGVEIYLSTSMDSCVDGHVVLKNGLEVDSNTIVWTAGVKPNPALSRFGLPLGPRGHVDCAPTLQVQGTDYIWAAGDNAQVPDLVGRKAGNENAWCPPNAQHALRQAKVLGDNVVSGMRGFPQKEYEHANKGAVAGLGLHKGVAMIVMGKMKIKLKGRLAWYMHRGYHGLAMPTWNRKIRIFADWTLGMFLKREVVSLGAMENPRVEFYEAAKPAPVAAPKAEEKAKAS